One stretch of Pseudomonas fragi DNA includes these proteins:
- the msrQ gene encoding protein-methionine-sulfoxide reductase heme-binding subunit MsrQ, whose product MKFLPWRIGVFMAAAIWPLYWLYEAWIFALGPDPGKVLVDRLGLGTLILLLVTLSMTPMHKLTGWSGWIAVRRQIGLWCFAYVVLHLCAYLTFVLGFDWSQLGVELRKRPYIIVGSLGFLCLLALAVTSNQYSQRRLGARWKKLHRLVYVVVGLGLLHMLWIVRADLKEWAIYACIGVGLLALRIPLVKSRIPRLYKKKSASAV is encoded by the coding sequence ATGAAATTTCTACCCTGGCGCATTGGCGTTTTTATGGCAGCAGCCATTTGGCCTTTGTATTGGCTGTATGAAGCCTGGATCTTTGCCTTGGGGCCAGACCCGGGCAAGGTCCTGGTCGATCGTTTGGGGTTGGGTACGCTAATACTGTTGTTGGTTACCTTGAGCATGACACCGATGCACAAACTGACAGGCTGGTCGGGCTGGATTGCCGTGCGCCGGCAAATAGGCTTGTGGTGCTTTGCCTATGTGGTGTTGCACCTGTGCGCCTATTTGACATTTGTGCTGGGGTTCGACTGGTCCCAATTGGGGGTCGAATTGCGTAAGCGCCCCTATATCATTGTTGGCAGCCTGGGGTTCTTGTGTTTGCTGGCCCTGGCGGTGACTTCCAATCAATACAGTCAGCGACGGTTGGGCGCACGCTGGAAGAAACTCCATCGCCTGGTTTATGTGGTGGTCGGGTTGGGGTTGCTGCATATGCTCTGGATAGTGCGCGCCGACCTCAAGGAATGGGCAATTTATGCCTGTATTGGTGTAGGCCTGCTCGCCTTGCGCATACCGCTGGTGAAGAGCCGTATTCCGCGTCTATATAAGAAGAAATCAGCTTCTGCGGTTTAA
- the msrP gene encoding protein-methionine-sulfoxide reductase catalytic subunit MsrP, giving the protein MLIKLPEASDCKESDVTPESFYLSRRALLGSSLAGLAVGALPRWASAEEAARYADVEPGKAPAWFTDKLAQTQWQAVTVKGEAITPFKDATHYNNYYEFGTDKGDPAQNAGALKTEPWTVVVDGEVGKPGRYALEDFMKPYQLEERIYRLRCVEAWSMVIPWMGFPISQLLKQVEPTSKAKYIRFETLQDPKVMPGQRSGFALIDWPYVEGLRLDEAMNPLAILAVGMYGRELPNQNGAPLRLVVPWKYGFKSVKSIVRISLVETQPKTTWQSIAADEYGFYANVNPTVDHPRWTQARERRLPSSLFGPNVRDTQMFNGYADQVAYLYTGLDLRKNY; this is encoded by the coding sequence ATGCTCATCAAGCTGCCTGAAGCGTCCGACTGCAAAGAGTCGGACGTTACGCCTGAATCTTTCTATTTATCCCGTCGTGCATTGCTGGGCAGTTCGCTTGCCGGATTGGCTGTGGGCGCGCTTCCGCGCTGGGCCAGTGCCGAAGAGGCGGCGCGCTATGCGGATGTTGAACCGGGCAAGGCGCCAGCCTGGTTTACCGACAAGCTCGCGCAGACCCAATGGCAGGCTGTCACGGTCAAGGGGGAGGCCATCACGCCATTCAAGGATGCAACCCACTACAACAACTACTATGAGTTCGGCACCGACAAGGGCGATCCGGCGCAAAATGCTGGCGCCTTGAAAACCGAACCCTGGACGGTGGTGGTAGACGGGGAGGTGGGCAAGCCGGGGCGGTATGCCCTGGAAGACTTCATGAAACCCTATCAACTGGAAGAACGGATCTATCGCCTGCGTTGTGTCGAAGCCTGGTCAATGGTAATTCCGTGGATGGGTTTTCCCATTTCGCAGTTGCTCAAGCAGGTGGAACCGACCTCCAAGGCCAAATACATACGCTTTGAAACCTTGCAGGACCCGAAGGTGATGCCCGGGCAGCGTTCGGGTTTTGCACTGATCGACTGGCCTTATGTCGAAGGGTTGCGACTGGATGAAGCGATGAATCCATTGGCGATTTTGGCGGTGGGTATGTATGGCCGCGAGTTGCCGAATCAGAATGGAGCGCCGCTACGGCTGGTAGTGCCCTGGAAGTATGGCTTTAAAAGCGTGAAATCCATTGTGCGAATCAGTCTGGTGGAGACGCAGCCCAAAACCACCTGGCAAAGCATTGCTGCGGATGAGTATGGCTTTTATGCCAACGTGAATCCCACAGTTGACCATCCACGCTGGACCCAGGCGCGTGAGCGGCGTTTGCCGAGCAGTCTGTTCGGCCCGAATGTGCGTGATACCCAGATGTTCAATGGTTACGCAGACCAGGTGGCATATCTGTATACCGGCCTCGATTTGCGGAAGAACTACTGA
- the pssA gene encoding CDP-diacylglycerol--serine O-phosphatidyltransferase, which yields MSERPEEPKAASDADSLLPVDEHVEEGHDAEGRKVRHRGIYLLPNLFTTANLFAGFYSIISSMSAQSAMSAGDAAGASKYFAFAAIAIFVAMVLDGLDGRVARMTNTESAFGAEYDSLSDMVAFGVAPALLAFGWALGDMGKVGWMVAFIYVAGAALRLARFNTQVGTADKRYFIGLASPAAAGVVAGIVWAFSDYGIQGSKMSFLVALLVAAAGMLMVSNIKYNSFKELDLKGRVPFVAILAVVLVFAVVFSDPPRILLLAFLAYAASGPIQYLLRLRRNKNAE from the coding sequence GATAGCCTGCTGCCTGTCGATGAGCATGTCGAAGAAGGGCATGACGCCGAAGGCCGAAAAGTCCGGCATCGTGGTATCTATCTGCTGCCGAACCTTTTCACCACTGCGAACCTGTTCGCCGGTTTTTATTCCATCATCAGCTCCATGAGTGCTCAAAGTGCCATGAGTGCGGGTGATGCCGCTGGGGCAAGCAAGTACTTTGCATTTGCCGCCATCGCCATTTTTGTCGCCATGGTGCTCGATGGCCTTGATGGCCGTGTCGCCCGGATGACCAATACCGAAAGTGCCTTTGGTGCCGAGTACGATTCCCTGTCGGACATGGTTGCCTTTGGCGTTGCCCCTGCGTTGCTGGCTTTTGGCTGGGCACTGGGGGACATGGGCAAGGTCGGCTGGATGGTGGCCTTTATCTATGTTGCAGGCGCGGCGTTGCGTCTGGCGCGCTTCAATACCCAGGTCGGCACGGCCGACAAACGCTACTTTATCGGTCTGGCCAGTCCGGCTGCGGCGGGTGTGGTGGCAGGTATCGTCTGGGCATTCAGTGATTACGGTATTCAGGGTTCGAAAATGTCGTTCCTGGTTGCCTTGCTCGTTGCGGCTGCCGGCATGCTGATGGTGAGCAACATCAAGTACAACAGCTTCAAGGAGTTGGACCTGAAAGGGCGCGTTCCTTTTGTGGCCATCCTGGCTGTGGTGCTGGTATTCGCTGTTGTATTCAGTGATCCACCGCGCATTCTGTTGCTGGCCTTCCTGGCATATGCCGCCTCGGGGCCTATCCAGTACTTGCTGCGCTTGCGTCGTAACAAAAACGCCGAGTGA